One Spinacia oleracea cultivar Varoflay chromosome 4, BTI_SOV_V1, whole genome shotgun sequence DNA segment encodes these proteins:
- the LOC110784277 gene encoding pre-mRNA-processing-splicing factor 8A: protein MWNGNNPMAPPPAPGTSIPPPPAMQPSYTVLQPPPQQPQQEESPAEAEARLEEKARKWMQLNSKRYGDKRKFGFVETQKEDMPPEHVRKIIRDHGDMSSKKFRHDKRVYLGALKFVPHAVYKLLENMPMPWEQVRDVKVLYHITGAITFVNEIPWVVEPIYLAQWGTMWIMMRREKRDRRHFKRMRFPPFDDEEPPLDYADNVLDVDPLEPIQLELDEEEDSAVCTWFYDHKPLVKTKLINGPSYRRWHLSLPIMATLYRFAGQLLSDMVDRNYFYLFDMESFFTAKALNMCIPGGPKFEPLYRDMEKGDEDWNEFNDINKLIIRSPLRTEYRIAFPHLYNNRPRKVRLCVYHTPMVMYIKSEDPDLPAFYYDPLIHPITSSHKDRRDKKAYEEDDDDFELPEVVEPLLGDTQLYTDTTAAGISLLCAPRPFNMRSGRTRRAEDIPLVSEWYKEHCPPSYPVKVRVSYQKLLKCFVLNELHHRPPKAQKKKHLFRSLAATKFFQSTELDWVEVGLQVCRQGYNMLNLLIHRKNLNYLHLDYNFNLKPVKTLTTKERKKSRFGNAFHLCREILRLTKLVVDANVQFRLGNVDAFQLADGLQYIFSHVGQLTGMYRYKYRLMRQIRMCKDLKHLIYYRFNTGPVGKGPGCGFWAPMWRVWLFFLRGIVPLLERWLGNLLARQFEGRHSKGVAKTVTKQRVESHFDLELRAAVMHDVLDAMPEGIKQNKARTILQHLSEAWRCWKANIPWKVPGLPVPIENMILRYVKAKADWWTNVAHYNRERIRRGATVDKTVCRKNLGRLTRLWLKAEQERQHNYLKDGPYVTPEEAVAIYTTTVHWLESRKFSPIPFPPLSYKHDTKLLILALERLKESYSVAVRLNQQQREELGLIEQAYDNPHEALSRIKRHLLTQRAFKEVGIEFMDLYSYLIPVYEIEPLEKITDAYLDQYLWYEGDKRHLFPNWVKPADTEPPPLLVYKWCQGINNLQGIWDTSDGQCVVMLQTKFEKFFEKIDLTMLNRLLRLILDHNIADYVTAKNNVVLSYKDMSHTNSYGLIRGLQFASFVVQYYGLVLDLLILGLTRGSEIAGQPQMPNEFMTFWDTKVETKHPIRLYSRYIDRVHILFRFTHEEARDLIQRYLTEHPDPNNENMVGYNNKKCWPRDARMRLMKHDVNLGRSVFWDMKNRLPRSITTLEWENSFVSVYSKDNPNLLFSMCGFEVRIMPKIRMTQEAFSNTKDGVWNLQNEQTKERTAVAFLRVDDEHMKVFENRVRQILMSSGSTTFTKIVNKWNTALIGLMTYFREATVHTQELLDLLVKCENKIQTRIKIGLNSKMPSRFPPVIFYTPKEIGGLGMLSMGHILIPQSDLRYSRQTDVGVTHFRSGMSHEEDQLIPNLYRYIQPWESEFIDSQRVWAEYALKRQEAQSQNRRLTLEDLEDSWDRGIPRINTLFQKDRHTLAYDKGWRVRTDFKQYQVLKQNPFWWTHQRHDGKLWNLNNYRTDVIQALGGVEGILEHTLFKGTYFPTWEGLFWEKASGFEESMKYKKLTNAQRSGLNQIPNRRFTLWWSPTINRANVYVGFQVQLDLTGIFMHGKIPTLKISLIQIFRAHLWQKIHESVVMDLCQVLDQELDALEIETVQKETIHPRKSYKMNSSCADILLFAAHRWPMSKPSLVAETKDVFDQKASNKYWVDVQLRWGDYDSHDIERYTRAKFLDYTTDNMSIYPSPMGVMIALDLAYNLHSAFGNWFPGSKPLLAQAMNKIMKSNPALYVLRERIRKGLQLYSSEPTEPYLSSQNYGEIFSNQIIWFVDDTNVYRVTIHKTFEGNLTTKPINGAIFIFNPRTGQLFLKVIHTSVWAGQKRLGQLAKWKTAEEVAALVRSLPVEEQPKQIIVTRKGMLDPLEVHLLDFPNIVIKGSELQLPFQACLKIEKFGDLILKATEPQMVLFNIYDDWLKSISSYTAFSRLILILRALHVNNEKAKMLLKPDRTVVTEPHHIWPSLNDDQWMKVEVALRDLILSDYAKKNNVNTSALTQSEIRDIILGAEITPPSQQRQQIAEIEKQAKSSSQLTAVTTKTSNVHGEELIVTTTSPYEQAAFSSKTDWRVRAISATNLYLRVNHIYVNSEDIKETGYTYIMPKNILKKFICIADLRTQIAGYLYGVSPPDNPQVKEIRCIAMPPQFGTHQQINLPTQLPEHDFLNDLEPLGWMHTQPNELPQLSPQDVTSHARILESNKQWDGEKCIILTCSFTPGSCSLTAYKLTPSGYEWGRANKDNGSNPHGYLPTHYEKVQMLLSDRFLGFYMTPDSGPWNYNFMGVKHTSSMRYGVKLGTPKEYYHEEHRPTHYLEFSNMEDADFAEGDREDTFT from the exons ATGTGGAACGGGAACAATCCCATGGCGCCACCGCCGGCGCCGGGGACTTCGATTCCTCCGCCGCCGGCTATGCAACCGTCTTACACTGTGCTGCAGCCGCCACCACAGCAGCCGCAGCAGGAGGAATCTCCGGCGGAAGCTGAGGCAAGGTTAGAGGAGAAAGCAAGGAAGTGGATGCAGCTTAATTCGAAGCGGTATGGTGATAAGAGGAAGTTTGGGTTTGTTGAGACGCAGAAGGAGGATATGCCTCCTGAGCATGTTCGGAAGATTATTCG TGATCACGGTGACATGTCTTCTAAGAAATTCCGCCATGATAAACGTGTGTATCTCGGGGCTTTGAAGTTTGTTCCTCATGCTGTCTACAAGCTTCTTGAAAATATGCCAATGCCTTGGGAGCag GTTCGGGATGTCAAAGTTCTCTATCACATCACTGGAGCAATCACATTTGTTAATGAAATACCGTGGGTTGTTGAACCTATCTATTTGGCTCAATGGGGTACAATGTGGATTATGATGAGAAGAGAAAAGAGAGATCGTCGGCATTTTAAAAGAATGAGATTTCCCCCTTTTGACGATGAGGAGCCTCCATTGGATTATGCTGACAATGTTTTGGATGTGGATCCACTCGAACCAATTCAACTAGAATtggatgaagaagaagattcTGCTGTGTGCACATGGTTCTATGATCACAAACCTCTCGTGAAAACAAAACTTATCAATGGGCCAAGTTATAGAAGATGGCATCTTTCCCTGCCAATTATGGCAACTCTCTATAGGTTTGCTGGGCAATTGCTCTCTGATATGGTCGACAGGAACTACTTCTATTTGTTTGACATGGAATCATTTTTCACAGCAAAAGCACTGAACATGTGCATACCTG GAGGCCCAAAGTTTGAGCCTTTGTACCGTGACATGGAGAAAGGTGACGAGGACTGGAATGAGTTCAATGACATCAACAAGCTTATTATCCGTTCACCATTAAGAACTGAGTACAGAATTGCATTTCCACATCTGTACAATAACAGACCAAGGAAAGTGAGGCTGTGTGTATACCACACTCCGATGGTGATGTATATAAAAAGCGAAGATCCTGATCTTCCAGCGTTTTATTACGATCCATTGATTCATCCCATTACCTCGTCTCATAAAGACCGGCGTGATAAAAAAGCATATgaagaggatgatgatgattttgagctGCCTGAAGTCGTTGAGCCATTGCTCGGTGACACTCAGTTGTACACTGACACGACGGCAGCTGGAATCTCTCTGCTGTGTGCTCCACGACCGTTCAACATGAGGTCTGGTCGCACTCGACGTGCAGAAGATATACCACTGGTTTCAGAGTGGTACAAGGAGCATTG CCCACCATCATATCCTGTTAAGGTTCGTGTCAGCTATCAGAAGTTGTTGAAATGTTTTGTGCTGAACGAGCTGCATCACAGGCCACCAAAAGCTCAGAAAAAGAAGCATCTTTTCAGATCCCTTGCGGCTACAAAGTTTTTCCAGAGTACTGAACTAGATTGGGTTGAAGTAGGCCTCCAGGTTTGCAGGCAAGGGTACAACATGCTTAACCTGCTTATccatcggaaaaatctgaactaTTTGCATCTTGATTATAATTTCAACTTGAAGCCTGTAAAGACACTTACTACCAAGGAACGTAAGAAGTCGAGATTTGGTAACGCATTTCACTTGTGTCGAGAAATTCTCCGTTTGACAAAACTTGTGGTTGATGCCAATGTCCAGTTCCGTTTGGGTAATGTGGATGCCTTCCAACTTGCTGATGGCTTGCAGTATATCTTTTCACATGTTGGACAGTTAACGGGAATGTATCGTTATAAATATAGGCTCATGAGACAGATCAGAATGTGCAAGGATCTGAAGCACTTAATTTATTACCGCTTCAATACTGGGCCGGTTGGTAAGGGACCTGGATGTGGCTTCTGGGCACCAATGTGGAGAGTCTGGCTTTTCTTCCTTCGTGGTATAGTGCCATTGCTGGAGAGGTGGTTGGGTAACCTACTTGCTAGACAGTTCGAAGGTCGGCATTCTAAAGGAGTGGCAAAGACTGTAACCAAGCAGCGTGTTGAAAGTCACTTTGACTTGGAGCTTCGAGCTGCTGTAATGCATGATGTCCTTGATGCTATGCCAGAGGGTATTAAGCAAAATAAGGCGAGAACCATTTTGCAGCATCTCAGTGAAGCATGGCGCTGTTGGAAAGCAAATATCCCCTGGAAGGTTCCAGGTTTGCCTGTGCCTATTGAAAATATGATCCTTCGTTATGTGAAGGCGAAAGCTGATTGGTGGACAAATGTTGCTCATTATAACCGTGAACGTATCAGAAGAGGAGCCACCGTTGACAAGACAGTCTGTCGTAAGAATCTTGGGAGGTTGACTCGTTTGTGGTTAAAAGCAGAGCAAGAACGCCAGCACAATTATCTGAAGGATGGGCCGTATGTTACACCTGAAGAAGCTGTGGCTATTTACACTACCACTGTGCATTGGCTCGAGTCAAGGAAGTTCTCCCCCATACCATTCCCGCCCTTGTCATATAAGCATGACACCAAGCTTCTCATACTTGCCCTTGAGAGGTTGAAGGAATCATATAGTGTTGCTGTTAGATTAAATCAACAGCAGAGAGAAGAGTTGGGTTTGATTGAGCAGGCTTATGATAACCCACATGAGGCACTGTCCAGAATCAAACGTCACCTGCTCACTCAGCGTGCTTTCAAAGAAGTTGGCATTGAGTTTATGGATCTATATAGTTATCTCATACCTGTTTATGAGATTGAGCCACTTGAAAAGATTACAGATGCTTATCTTGATCAATATCTGTGGTATGAAGGGGACAAGAGGCACCTGTTCCCAAATTGGGTGAAGCCTGCAGATACTGAGCCACCTCCTCTCTTGGTGTACAAATGGTGCCAAGGGATTAATAACCTGCAAGGTATATGGGATACAAGTGACGGACAGTGTGTGGTGATGTTGCAGACCAAGTTTGAGAAGTTCTTTGAGAAGATTGATTTGACTATGCTCAATAGACTTTTGCGGTTGATTCTGGATCACAATATTGCTGATTATGTTACTGCCAAGAATAACGTGGTTTTGTCTTACAAGGATATGAGTCATACCAACTCTTATGGGCTGATACGGGGTCTTCAGTTTGCCTCATTTGTTGTACAGTATTACGGCCTTGTACTTGATCTTCTTATTCTGGGTTTGACCCGAGGAAGTGAAATTGCTGGTCAACCGCAAATGCCTAATGAGTTCATGACTTTTTGGGATACAAAGGTTGAAACTAAGCATCCTATTCGGCTGTATTCTCGTTATATTGATAGGGTGCATATATTATTCCGCTTCACTCATGAAGAGGCCCGAGATCTTATCCAACGGTACCTTACTGAGCATCCTGACCCCAATAACGAGAATATGGTTGGGTACAACAACAAAAAGTGTTGGCCCAGAGATGCTCGCATGAGGCTCATGAAGCATGATGTTAACTTGGGTAGAAGTGTTTTCTGGGACATGAAGAATCGACTTCCACGGAGTATCACTACCTTAGAGTGGGAGAACAGTTTTGTCTCTGTCTACAGCAAGGATAACCCCAATTTGCTATTCAGCATGTGTGGATTTGAGGTGCGTATAATGCCTAAGATAAGGATGACACAAGAAGCGTTTAGCAACACCAAAGATGGGGTGTGGAACTTGCAGAATGAGCAGACCAAAGAGCGAACAGCTGTTGCTTTCTTAAGGGTTGATGATGAACACATGAAAGTTTTCGAGAATCGGGTGAGGCAGATTCTTATGTCTTCTGGCTCAACAACCTTCACGAAGATTGTCAACAAATGGAACACTGCCCTCATTGGCCTCATGACTTACTTCCGAGAGgcgacagtacatactcaagagCTCTTAGACTTGCTGGTGAAGTGTGAGAACAAAATACAAACTCGTATCAAGATTGGATTGAACTCCAAAATGCCTAGCAGGTTTCCTCCTGTCATCTTCTACACACCAAAGGAAATTGGAGGGCTTGGAATGCTGTCAATGGGTCACATATTGATTCCACAGAGTGACCTCCGGTACAGCAGACAAACTGATGTTGGGGTGACCCACTTCAGGAGTGGTATGAGCCATGAAGAGGATCAGCTGATTCCAAATCTTTACCGTTATATACAGCCGTGGGAGAGTGAGTTCATTGATTCACAGCGTGTTTGGGCTGAGTATGCATTAAAGAGGCAGGAAGCGCAGTCACAGAATCGGCGTCTTACCCTGGAAGATCTGGAAGATTCTTGGGATCGTGGTATTCCTCGAATAAATACTTTGTTTCAGAAGGATCGTCATACTTTGGCATATGATAAAGGATGGAGAGTTCGAACTGATTTCAAGCAATATCAGGTTTTGAAGCAAAATCCTTTCTGGTGGACACATCAGAGGCATGATGGAAAACTCTGGAACTTGAACAATTACAGAACTGATGTCATTCAGGCGCTAGGAGGAGTGGAAGGAATTCTGGAGCATACTTTGTTCAAGGGCACATACTTCCCAACGTGGGAGGGTCTCTTCTGGGAGAAGGCATCCGGTTTTGAGGAGTCTATGAAATATAAGAAGCTGACAAATGCTCAACGATCTGGTTTGAATCAGATTCCTAATCGTAGGTTTACGCTCTGGTGGTCTCCAACGATAAATCGAGCCAATGTCTATGTGGGTTTCCAAGTGCAGCTTGATCTGACTGGTATTTTCATGCATGGGAAGATTCCAACTTTGAAGATATCTTTAATCCAGATATTCCGTGCACATTTATGGCAGAAGATCCATGAGAGTGTTGTCATGGATCTTTGTCAAGTCCTGGATCAGGAGTTGGATGCTTTAGAAATCGAGACGGTTCAAAAGGAGACGATCCATCCCAGGAAAAGTTACAAAATGAACAGTTCTTGTGCCGACATACTTCTGTTCGCTGCTCACAGGTGGCCGATGTCAAAACCCAGTTTGGTGGCCGAGACAAAAGACGTGTTTGATCAGAAGGCAAGTAATAAATATTGGGTAGATGTGCAACTTCGTTGGGGAGATTATGATTCACATGATATTGAGCGATACACCAGAGCAAAGTTCTTGGACTACACGACTGATAACATGTCCATATATCCATCACCCATGGGAGTCATGATAGCTCTTGATTTGGCTTACAACTTGCATTCGGCTTTTGGCAACTGGTTCCCTGGGTCCAAACCATTGCTTGCACAAGCTATGAACAAGATCATGAAG TCAAACCCCGCGCTTTATGTTCTGAGAGAACGTATAAGGAAAGGTCTGCAGTTGTATTCTTCAGAACCTACTGAGCCCTATTTGTCATCCCAGAACTATGGGGAGATCTTCAGCAATCAGATTATTTGGTTCGTTGATGATACAAATGTCTACCGTGTGACAATTCACAAGACATTTGAAGGAAATCTTACCACAAAACCCATCAATGGTGCTATATTCATATTTAATCCTCGGACTGGGCAGTTGTTTTTGAAG GTTATTCACACAAGTGTTTGGGCTGGACAGAAGCGTCTGGGTCAGCTGGCAAAGTGGAAAACAGCTGAAGAAGTAGCGGCCCTTGTTCGATCTCTACCTGTTGAAGAACAACCGAAGCAAATCATTGTGACCCGTAAAGGAATGTTGGATCCTTTAGAAGTCCATCTGCTTGATTTCCCGAACATAGTTATCAAAGGAAGTGAGCTGCAACTTCCTTTCCAGGCTTGCTTAAAGATTGAGAAATTTGGTGACCTGATCTTGAAGGCTACAGAGCCACAAATGgttttgttcaatatttatgatgATTGGTTGAAGAGTATTTCTTCATATACAGCATTCTCTCGGCTAATCCTCATACTCCGGGCACTTCATGTCAACAACGAGAAGGCAAAGATGTTGCTGAAGCCTGACAGGACTGTTGTAACTGAACCACATCATATATGGCCGTCCCTAAATGACGATCAATGGATGAAG GTTGAGGTCGCTTTAAGAGATCTCATACTTTCTGATTATGCCAAGAAGAACAACGTGAACACCTCGGCCTTGACCCAGTCGGAAATTCGTGATATCATTCTGGGGGCAGAGATTACTCCCCCGTCTCAGCAAAGACAGCAAATCGCTGAGATTGAGAAGCAG GCAAAATCATCCAGTCAATTGACAGCAGTTACAACAAAGACTTCCAATGTGCATGGTGAGGAATTAATTGTCACCACCACAAGTCCTTATGAGCAGGCAGCTTTTAGCTCCAAGACTGATTGGCGTGTCAGAGCAATATCTGCAACAAATCTCTATTTACGTGTGAATCATATTTATGTTAACTCGGAGGACATAAAG gaAACAGGATATACTTATATCATGCCAAAGAACATTCTGAAGAAGTTCATTTGCATAGCAGATTTGAGAACTCAGATTGCAGGGTACTTGTATGGCGTTAGCCCCCCAGACAATCCTCAGGTGAAAGAGATTCGATGTATTGCAATGCCACCACAATTTGGAACTCATCAGCAGATCAATCTTCCTACCCAGTTGCCTGAACATGATTTTTTGAATGATTTGGAACCCTTGGGGTGGATGCATACGCAGCCGAATGAACTTCCGCAGTTATCACCTCAG GATGTAACTAGTCATGCTCGTATTTTGGAGAGCAACAAGCAGTGGGATGGGGAGAAGTGCATCATTCTTACTTGTAGTTTTACTCCTGGTTCATGTTCACTGACCGCTTACAAGCTCACCCCATCAGGATATGAGTGGGGACGTGCGAATAAAGATAATGGCAGCAATCCCCATGGCTATCTACCTACTCATTACGAGAAGGTTCAGATGCTGCTAAGTGATCGGTTCCTCGGCTTCTATATG ACTCCAGATAGTGGACCCTGGAACTACAACTTTATGGGGGTTAAGCACACCAGTAGCATGAGATACGGTGTCAAGCTTGGAACTCCCAAGGAGTATTATCACGAAGAGCATCGCCCTACTCACTATTTAGAGTTCAGCAACATGGAGGATGCTGATTTTGCAGAAGGAGATAGAGAAGACACCTTTACTTGA
- the LOC130472152 gene encoding uncharacterized protein produces the protein MRTCLDSLDVNIAKNNTPSKSPCTIKVAWTPPAPGILKINFDGSVLNNIDTTYLVTNVVSRTYNLSTSSPLLVEAVTLRNGLLLAIENNVHHVYIEGDNLLIINILQGQVQCPWKIQVLIKDVKQLLNHFDSFSSRTSTKKPMVQQIMLPL, from the coding sequence ATGCGTACATGTCTAGATTCTTTAGATGTTAACATTGCTAAAAATAACACTCCGTCAAAGTCTCCTTGTACTATAAAAGTTGCATGGACCCCTCCTGCCCCtggtattttgaaaattaattttgatgGTTCAGTTCTTAACAACATTGACACGACTTACCTAGTGACTAATGTTGTTAGTCGAACTTACAATCTTAGTACTTCTTCTCCACTTCTCGTTGAAGCAGTGACTCTTCGTAATGGTCTTTTGTTAGCCATCGAAAATAATGTTCATCACGTTTACATCGAGGGTGATAACTTATTGATCATCAATATTTTGCAGGGTCAAGTTCAGTGTCCGTGGAAGATTCAAGTGCTGATAAAAGATGTCAAACAACTTTTGAATCATTTTGATAGTTTTTCTTCTCGCACATCTACCAAGAAGCCAATGGTCCAGCAGATTATGTTGCCACTTTAA